The genomic region GTGCTGGACCACCAGGTCGGTGCGGCCGGTCAGCGCGTCCTGCATGGTCTGCACCGAGAAGGGGGCTTTGAGGGGGAACAGGTCGTTGAGGCCGGAGGCGTCGAGAAGCTCGGGCTCCGGGATGCGCTCCTCCGGCTTCACGCCGACTGAAAGGTGGCCGGCGGCACGCCCCGAGGTCAGCGCCTGGCGCAGCCCGATCAGCTCGGCAACGACGCGGCGGGCGTCTTGGCGGGCGTCGTCGACGATTTCAACGAACTCGGCGAGGCAATCCTCGGTGAGCTCGCCGTCGTAATCCGCGATCGCCTCCGCGAGGTGCTCGGTGTACTCCGCCACCTCGTCGCCGATGTTGTAAATCTCCTGCGTGAGCTCGCGGTGACGCAGTACAGCGGCGGTCTTGTGCATCGCGAGCCCTCCTTGGAAGCGCCTGTGGGAAGTGACAAATTGGCATGCTAGGCCACAGCCGCGGCGGTGGAAGGAAGGCGCGCCGAACTAGCGCTGGTACAGCTTGTCAATGTCTTCCTGGAAGCGCTGGAAGACCACGTTGCGCTTGACCTTCATCGTCGGCGTCATCTCGTCGTGCTGTTCCGACAGGTCGCGGTCCAGGATGCGGAACTTCTTGATCGCCTCGGTGCGCGAGACGGTGGCGTTGGCCAGGTTCACCGCGTCCTGGACCTCCGCGCGCAACGCGGGGTCCTGGGCGAGATCGGCAATCTTCTTGTTGGCCGGGATGTTGTGGTTGGCCTTCCAGCGCTTGAGCTCTTCTTCATCCAGGGTGACCAGCACGCCGACGAACGGCTTGCCGTCGCCGACCACCAGCGCGTTGGAGATCAGCGGGTCCTGGCGGATGATCTCCTCCATCGGCCCGGGCGAGATGTTCTTGCCGCCGGCGGTGACGATCAGGTCCTTCTTGCGGCCGGTGATTGAGACGTAGCCGTCCTCGTCCACCTCGCCCAGATCGCCGGTGTTGAACCAGCCGTCCGTGACCGCTTCCTCGGTCGCGGCCGGGTTCTGCCAGTACTCAGAGAACACGCCGGGGCCCTTGAACTCGATCTCGCCGTCGTCGTTGATGCGCACGGAGTAGCCGTTGACGGGCCGGCCCACGGTGCCGATCTTGTTGCCGTGGGCGTTGTTCACGCACGCCGCGGCGCAGGTCTCGGTCAGCCCGTAGCCCTCGTAGATGGGCACGCCCATGCCGCGGAAGAAGTGCGACAGGTCCGGGCTCATGGCGGAGCCGCCGGTGATGCCGTACCAGACGGAACCACCCATGGCCTCCTTGATCTTGCCGTAGACGAGCTTTTCGGAGACCGCACGTTTTGCCTTTTGCACCCGCGACGGGCCGTCGGCGCTCTCCAGGGCCTTGGAGTACTCGATGGCGGCCTTTTCCGCTTCCAGGAACATCCGCTTGCCCACCGCGGAGCCGTCCGCGGCCTTGTTGTAGGCGCCCTCGCGCACCTTCTCAAACACGCGCGGCACGCCCACCACCAGGTTGGGGCGCACGCGCTGCAGCTCCACCATCAGCGTGGAGGTGTCCGACCAGTGCGACTGGGTCGCCCCCGAAATGGTCCACGCCAGCGACACCGCGCGCGCCAACACGTGCGCCAGCGGCAAGAACGTCACCATGCGCTGGCCGGGGAAGGACACGGCGCCGATCTCGTTTTCCAGCAGCGCCCAGGTCTGGTACGCCCAGTTGCCGTGGGTGATCTCCACGCCTTTGGGCCGGCCGGTGGTGCCGGAGGTGTAGACGATGGAGCCTAAGTCTGCGTGGCGGATGGCGCGGACACGTTCGTCGATAAGCGATTGCTCGACGTCGCGGCCTTCGAACTTGATGGTCTCCACGCCCGCCGCGTTGAACTCGTAGATGCGCTCGAGCTGCGACGGCGAGTCCGCGAACTTCGGCTTGCCTGTCTCGTCCAGCAAAAACGGGCTCATCAGCTGGGTGTGGTCGCGCGTTTCGGTGAACGCGATCTTCGCGCCGGAATCCTCCAGAATCCACTGGATCTGGTGCATGGACGACGTCGGGTAGATCGGCACCGAGGCGGCGCCGGCGGCCCAAATGGCAAAGTCGAGAAGCGACCACTCGTAGCGGGTGGACGACAAGATGGCCACGCGGT from Corynebacterium fournieri harbors:
- a CDS encoding AMP-dependent synthetase/ligase gives rise to the protein MPSNAHTTELGFTLTDTDTCLSRLVHTCEESPHLVLYYRPRNYEWVSVTAEEFLQEVYDVAKGLVAAGVEPGDRVAILSSTRYEWSLLDFAIWAAGAASVPIYPTSSMHQIQWILEDSGAKIAFTETRDHTQLMSPFLLDETGKPKFADSPSQLERIYEFNAAGVETIKFEGRDVEQSLIDERVRAIRHADLGSIVYTSGTTGRPKGVEITHGNWAYQTWALLENEIGAVSFPGQRMVTFLPLAHVLARAVSLAWTISGATQSHWSDTSTLMVELQRVRPNLVVGVPRVFEKVREGAYNKAADGSAVGKRMFLEAEKAAIEYSKALESADGPSRVQKAKRAVSEKLVYGKIKEAMGGSVWYGITGGSAMSPDLSHFFRGMGVPIYEGYGLTETCAAACVNNAHGNKIGTVGRPVNGYSVRINDDGEIEFKGPGVFSEYWQNPAATEEAVTDGWFNTGDLGEVDEDGYVSITGRKKDLIVTAGGKNISPGPMEEIIRQDPLISNALVVGDGKPFVGVLVTLDEEELKRWKANHNIPANKKIADLAQDPALRAEVQDAVNLANATVSRTEAIKKFRILDRDLSEQHDEMTPTMKVKRNVVFQRFQEDIDKLYQR